The following coding sequences lie in one Carassius carassius chromosome 1, fCarCar2.1, whole genome shotgun sequence genomic window:
- the nol12 gene encoding nucleolar protein 12: protein MAKNGKFKPKSKFNSGVKPKKKQRKCVLTFDDKDRQEFLTGFHKRKLERRKAALEEMKSKLKEEQKRVREERHRDYLKMLQERRQALDEEDELVDAITATKESVQYDHPNHTVTVTTISDLDLSADRLLETGDQRHDERKEEDGEKIQALPRTAGNPLMSEKIQRLTASLNSLTKQKKRRRKWKPKQEVRRGSRQSDWKSSSIADNKKLRKGKSTKAQRRKRTGRNERSQD, encoded by the exons ATGGCGAAGAACGGCAAATTTAAGCCGAAATCCAAGTTTAACAGCGGCGTGAAACCGAAGAAGAAGCAGAGAAAATGCGTGCTGACGTTCGATGATAAAGACCGACA GGAGTTCCTGACGGGTTTCCACAAGAGGAAGCTGGAGCGGAGGAAAGCAGCGCTGGAGGAGATGAAGAGCAAGCTGAAGGAGGAGCAGAAGCGCGTCAGAGAAGAG AGACACAGAGACTATCTCAAGATGCTGCAGGAGCGCCGCCAGGCTCTGG aTGAAGAGGATGAGCTGGTGGACGCCATCACGGCCACGAAAGAGAGCGTTCAGTACGACCATCCCAACCACACGGTCACTGTGACCACCATCAGCGACCTCGACCTATCAGCAGACAGATTACTGGAGACTGGAGACCAG agACATGACGAGCGCAAGGAGGAGGATGGGGAAAAAATACAGGCCCTCCCGAGGACGGCCGGAAACCCCCTCATGTCTGAAAA GATCCAGAGGCTCACGGCGTCACTGAACAGTCTCACTAaacagaagaagaggaggaggaagtggAAGCCCAAACAGGAAGTGAGGCGGGGCAGCCGTCAGAGCGACTGGAAGTCGTCATCAATCGCCGACAACAAGAAGTTACGGAAGGGAAAATCCACCAAAGCACAGAGGCGCAAGCGAACGGGCCGAAACGAGCGCAGCCAGGACTGA